Genomic segment of Sebastes umbrosus isolate fSebUmb1 chromosome 19, fSebUmb1.pri, whole genome shotgun sequence:
tttttaaaaagcatccCTAGTTATGACAGTTTTGTTTTGGGCTGCACTACTGCAAAGTTTAAATGCTCACAGCCGCCATATTGTTGGCTTAAGAACACCAATAtagtaattagggctgtcagagttaacgcaataataactcGTTAACACTAATTCgttttagcgccactaatttctttaacacaactggtgatttttaggttgtagcggttcagttttaaggctagaatgaagatactggtatcatctgaaactagaaaaccagaAGAAGAAtccatctgtcattgttttgtgttgttaattgatttactataataaatatatacacacatttatgcataaagcagcatatttgtgcactcccatgttgataataatattaaatacttgaaaaatctgcctttaaggtacattttgaacagataaaaaaaatgtgtgattgatttgcgataaagtattttaatcgattgacagctctagtcaTGAGTCAAGCTCAAAAACACTACATTTAGTAGCACTTTGTGTTCACTTTGTGTTTTTCACTTTGTGTTTTTCACTTTGTGTTTTtcactttgtgtttttcttatctttattatttgtgtttgagcttttgttgtttttatcactCACACCCTTTGTCTTACTCTGAATTGCGTACACAGTACAGCTCTTTTAATGTCTCCAGCTGTCTTAGTGTGTTTAGACTGAGTTTATGTTTCATGTTTTGCTGCAGAAAGGATTTCCTCTTGTGGGAAAATAAAGATGTGAACTGAGCTTTCTCACAAAGCTCCTAATGCTGCTCCGCTCTCTGAGTTACCCACCACTTGAACATCGGAGGGAACTCTGGACAGGAAGTCCAGGAGCTCGTTGTTGTCGATCATGTACGGATCACGCAGCTTCTTGGTGAACTTATTCACACCTGCggaagaaaaatgaaaagcagTCGTGAGTTTATTCTTCGTTGTTGTGGCGTCGCCGGGAGTAAAAAAGCGGGAACTCACCCCACGCCAGCACAAGGTACCGAAGAGGGATGAGGTAGAGAAGAACCGTGGCCGAACTCAAGGCAGCGATCGCCAAACAGCTGAGAAAAGGCACTGTCCAGTTAACGGTGCTGCGGGGGGGGAAGAGCAGAACACTTGATAGCATTTCACACGCTGAATAATATAACACGTCTGTTGCTGCCTGCATAGAGACGACTTAGTCTTCTTTAGggaggtccagggggtcttcagggggagatagcaggtcaacagtagatgtcacatagaagtggtgtgtcaagttgttctagtgtATAAGTGTTTAGAACAGTATATGATgctcatccccatgctctattatgtctcataagttgctgcagcaatttttgggttgataccattttgTTTGTTCCATAgatttgttgctaaatttaaacatttttctgaaattttttcaAACACGTCGGACTTTTGTTCTGCCTTTCTATggcttttttctgacatttttctgacttccttcagacatgtttttcccttttttcagatactttttggatatttttcggCCTTTTTTCTTAGAtttctttgcctttttttggacattttttgcctttttttctgacactttttggatatttttcctatatttttctgactttttttttccttttttcggACACTTTTTGGATATtcttcggatatttttcagacttcttgaGGCCTTTTTTTCGGACATGTCAGActattcttctgcctttctttggcCTGTTTTAGGACGTATGTTGGACTTTTCTTTTAcctttcttctgccttttgtcggacatttttcaaactttttttcggaaataTGTCAGATTTAAACCATGTTTTACCACTCGAGCATTGATATCAATAACCACatctggagatttctgcaagaattagcatttttcagtgattggatggcgagcacttctgttagGTAAACTGCTctgaaacccccttattgtcaatctagctaggaaagccatccatcctctgaatgctctaggtctctagtctgatccatccatcctctgaatgctctaggtctctagtctgatccatccatcctctgaatgctctaggtctctagtttgatccatccatcctctgaatgctctaggtctctagtttgatccatccatcctctgaatgctctaggtctctagtctgatccatccatcctctgaatgctctaggtctctagtctgatccatccatcctctgaatgctctaggtctctagtttgatccatccatcctctgaatgctctaggtctctagtttgatccatccatcctctgaatgctctaggtctgtagtttgatccatccatcctctgaatgctctaggtctctagtctgatccatccatcctctgaatgctctaggtctctagtttgatccatccatcctctgaatgctctaggtctctagtttgatccatccatcctctgaatgctctaggtctctagtctgatccatccatcctctgaatgctctaggtctctagtctgatccatccatcctctgaatgctctaggtctctagtttgatccatccatcctctgaatgctctaggtctctagtttgatccatccatcctctgaatgctctaggtctgtagtttgatccatccatcctctgaatgctctaggtctctagtttgatccatccatcctctgaatactcgaaggtctctagtctgatccatccatcctctgaatgctctaggtctctagtctgatccatccatcctctgaatgctctaggtctctagtgtgatccatccatcctctgaatgctctaggtctctagtctgatccatccattctctgaatgctctaggtctctagtttgatccatcctctgaatgctctaggtctctagtctgatccatccatcctctgaatgctctaggtctctagtttgatccatccatcctctgaatgctctaggtctctagtctgatccatccatcctctgaatgctctaggtctctagtttgtggctgtaaagtttggatgaggctgtgattatcctagaggtcaccatagGTCATTTTCAATAAATGGTCTCACTAATCTGTGCTTTAACTGCCTCATCCTCGAGGTTTAACTCTACTTTTTGCTGCTCGGTGATACCCACTTCTTTATCCTCTCTCCATACGACGCCACGTCATCCAGAGCGCTCTGAACACTGATGAACACGTCCTGGATGGCGTAGAGTTTGTCCATGAAGCCCTTGTGCTCCGACTCCTGACGGGGACGAGGGGAAAGGTCGGTGTTTCAAtacatttaatacaatattaataacacGTGAATACACAGCTGTTTTATGACGACACTACCTTGTCCTCtttatcctcctcttcatcttcccaTTCGAACATGGCCTCCACGGActgcagcagaaaaagaaacgttaaaacagtttttttttaaaaagacggGCGTTCATTAAAAGTGTGAacgtgttgtgttgtgtttgttttctcacCATGTCGGCTGTTTCTCTGCTGCAGGAGAAGAAGTAGTTCCagacgagcagcagcagcagagccagagGCAACATGTAGAGCTCGAAGTTCCAAACGACCACCACAAACAGCTGGAAGAACACATGTACTTAACAATGTACTTACACTATCAGTAAAAGTAATCATTGTGCATTAAAATGTACGTAAAGtatcagtaaaagtactcattgtgcaggaaatgtactttaagtatcagTAAAAGTAATCATTGTGCATTAAAATGTACGTAAAGtatcagtaaaagtactcattgtgcaggaaatgtactttaagtatcagttaaagtactcattgtgcattAAAATGTACGTAAAGTATCagttaaagtactcattgtgcattaaaatgtacgtaaagtatcagtaaaagtactcattgtgcaggaaatgtactttaagtatcagtaaaagtactcattgtgcattaaaatgtacgtaaagtatcagtaaaagtacttattttgcaggaaatgtactttaagtatcagtaaaagtactcattgtgcaggaaatgtacttaaagtattagtaaagtactcattgtgcattaaaatgtacttaaagtatcagtaaaagtacttattgtACAGTAAAATATTCTTAAAGTATGAGTAAGTAGTAAGTACTCATGTCAGTGTAATCAGAGCAGAAATAAAGGAAGTGATGCGTCCTCCATGATGGCGAGCACACACAGATTGGTTTCCAGGTCAGTCggacggcggcggcggcggcggccgTCGGGACATGAATGATTTGTGTGTTTCGTACCAGGAAGGAGACGATGCTCCTCTGTGCAGACTCCCACTCAAAGCAGCTGTTGATATACGTCCCGTAGCTGATCAGGACCATGATGCACCTCTTCACGCGGTTAAAGttctgctggagcagctgacggACACAAAATGTACATCTTACAATGAGTTATATTCaaatacttaaaataaaaagtctggTGGATTCAAGGTAATGTGAATTTTAGCTGCAACATGTCGgagtactttatttatttatcaagtaaaaatgcagaatattctcacaaatactcactagagcagaagtggattaatccgccgctgagaATAGTCCCCAATAAATGTCCTCCCGATTCtttgataaaaactacagtgatcAGCTGTTTATatacgacggcgtattagggccattataggtaataataatagtaattacaGAGCCGGGGAGGGGGGTgatattcagagaaaataacTCCTAAATTACAGTTGTAAATTTAgtagaaaaaactcacaaatttacaggAAAAGTCACTTGAATAGTCTCAGAGACTAAAGTCAATACATTtccaattacaaaaaaaaaaatgtaaagaaaataccaataaattgtgagggaaatgtctttattattttatgtttgggttgctgggaaataaaataaaataaaataaataaaataaataaaataaataaaataaataaaataaataaaataaataaaataaataattcctgacaatgatggATACATTTGAGTTGAAGACATCTGTGATACATACAGAGACAAAATACTTTACTGCATCAATTTATACAATATAGCACCTCAAGTATTCATATTTGTCAcgaatgtatgactttataatctcagagaatattcaactATATTTTCTACAGAGCCGGGGAAGTGGGgcaatattcaaatatattatatttaaataaataaaattacgaggaaaaaaacttgaatattcccTGAGATTATAAAGTAACGAATTTGCCGTAGAAAAATCAaaaattctctgagattaaagtcacaaatttatgagatAAAAAactcaacctcatcacaccgcAGACGCCACCGTTAAAAGCTGCGGTAACTTGAGCCGCCTAGTGCAAAACTGTGAGaacgccagccgccgtctgaatTTGGTTGCTCTTAAAGTAGCGTTATTATCGTAAGGATCGCCTCTGATCGAGacgaaggtcctgaaagatacatatgTGCATTTTCTTTCATGTGTTGCAAAGTGAAACGATGTGGttccttgacaaaaaaatatatatatttttcagtttttttcttgtaaatttgtgacattaatctcagagaatattcaaaaaatgttccCCTAAATTTATGATTTCTCAAATTCATGAATCTAAGAGAATTTCttagtttttttcttgcaaatttatgGCTTTTATTGCAGATAATTTCTgagaatataattttttttttttgtaaatttgtgatttttttccccgTAGATTTACAACTATAAAATCTTAGAGAgttttgtaatttcttttaaaTCTCGTAAGTTATTTTCTTAATATTCCCCCCTGCCCCGGCTCCGTAATACAGTTTTTACCTATAATGGCCCTAACACGCCGTCGTAGTTTAAGAAGATCATTAAGCCTATTTTAAAAGATAAACagtatatttgtatttgtaaagattgccgtcttcagtaggaaccgaTGGGACAGGAGGTCAGACCAACACAGTAATTAATACTGAACATAAACTCACCTGCTTGGAGACTTTTGGTTCTTCCTCGATGTATTTCTGCTCTGCAGGGACGACCGTCTTCAACGCTGCTTTAACCTGAAGACGAagacacacactgagactgACAGCAGGTCATGTGACCGAGGACAGAAGTATTCAGagcctttactgcagtaaaagtactactaccacactgtgaaaatactccactacaaggaaaagtcctgcattcaaaaccttactgaGTGAAAGTATGTATCAGCTAAATGCACTTAAAGTActtcaagtaaaagtattcactgtgcagtaaaatgtacttaaagtatttaaagttaaagtattcactgtgcagtaaaatgtacttaaagtatttaaagttaaagtattcattgtgcagtaaaatgtacttaaagtacttggagtaaaagtattcactgtgcagtaaaatgtacttaaagtacttggagtaaaagtattcattgtgcagtaaaatgtacttaaagtacttagagtaaagtattcattgtgcagtaaaatgtacttaaagtacttagagtaaagtattcattgtgcagtaaaatgtacttaaagtacttagagtaaagtattcattgtgcagtaaaatgtacttaaagtacttgGAGTAAAAGTATTCACTGTGCAGTAACTGAGTAGCTTCCCTCTACTGTATAAATGATGTCGTGTTGCCACTCACAGAGTTGTAGATGACATCGAACTCCAGGTAGATGACTCCTTTAGTCGGCCCCGTCAGCTCCTTATTCTTCAACATGTAACTCTTCTGCTCTCCGTTACGGACctgacacaaataaaaacacggCTACAGTTTAGATTTATACtctttaaatactgtatgtatacacatactgtatatatatatatataacaaataaaaacacgGCTACAGTTTAGATTTATACTCTTTAAATACTGTAcgtatacacatactgtatatatatatatataacaaataaaaacacgGCTACAGTTTAGATTTATACtctttaaatactgtatgtatacacatactgtatatatatatatatatatatatatatatatatatatatatatatataacaaataaaaacacagctaCAGTTTAGATTTATATtctttaaatactgtatgtatacacatactgtatatatatatatataacaaataaaaacacgGCTACAGTTTAGATTCATATCCTTTAAAGTATCGACAGGTATCAACACTTCTAATCCATCCCCAGTCTACTTGTGAACTTGTAttaggatattttttttatacattttagacgtgtatattattattttttatttttctgtgacACTCACATATAATAAAGGGATGGCCACTTTTCCCAGGAAGTCAGCGCTCCGGTCTCTGTCCTCATCAAACACCGTCACCTCCAACACCGAGTGGATGTCTTTAACGTTactgaggacagagagacagagagagagagagagagagagagagagagaaaaaaagacagagagagagagagagagagagagagagagagagagagagagagaaaaaagacagagagagagagagagagagagagagagaaagagagagagagaggaggaacaataacgggtctaatatacagtatatatatatatatataaatatatatgtggaCTGCTGGTCACTCACAAGGTGAAGACTTTGTTCCACTCTGGGTTCAGGTTCTTGTAGACGGTGTGAGTCTGCAGTCGGTCGTTATTCAGCTCCAACACACAGAACGGATCACTCTTCcctacaaacacattcacattaaCCACATCACAAAGTACTAGAAGTACTATACAGCAAGTAGAGAGTACACAATGTACAAGTACTATTCAGCAAGTATAAAGTACTGTACGCGATGTATGAAGTACAGTACAGGATGTATGAAGTACTATTCAGCAAGTATTACGTACTGTATGGGAGTATAACGTACTGTACAGGAGTACTGTACAGGATGTATATAGTACAGTAAAGGGTGTATAAAGTACTATACAGGAGTATAAAGTATTATACATGATGTTTAAAGTACAGTACAGGAGTACTATACAGGATGTATTAAGTACTATACATGATGTATAAAGTACTATACATCATGTATAAAGTACTGTACAGGGTGTATAAAGTACTATACATGATGTATAAAGTACAGTACATGATGTATATAGTACAGTACAGGGTGTATAAAGTACAGTACATGATGTATAAAGTACTGTACATGATGTATAAAGTACAGTACAGGGTGTGTAAAGTACAGTACATGATGTATAAAGTACAGTACAGGGTGTATAAAGTACAGTACATGATGTATAAAGTACAGTACATGATGTATAAAGTACTGTACATGATGTATAAAGTACAGTACAGGGTGTATAAAGTACAGTACATGATGTATATAGTACAGTACAGGGTGTATAAAGTACAGTACATGATGTATAAAGTACTGTACATGATGTATAAAGTACAGTACAGGGTGTGTAAAGTACAGTACATGATGTATAAAGTACAGTACAGGGTGTATAAAGTACAGTACATGATGTATAAAGTACTGTACATGATGTATAAAGTACAGTACATGATGTATAAAGTACTGTACATGATGTATAAAGTACTGTACATGATGTATAAAGTACAGTACATGATGTATAAAGTACTGTACTGGATGTATAGAGTACAGTACAGGATGTATTTCTCGTATTTTACCGGTTACGTCTGCGACCATGAGTCCTTCGGCTCTCATCACCTTGACCTGCACGATGCCGACGTCTCTGAGGTTGGAGAACGACTTCAACGCACTCTGGAGAAGAACACAACAGGAAGTCATTCACGCTgcagagttttgtttttttatagcgTGGGTCTGAGAGTGCTGCTCACGTATCGCTTCAGTATCTCGCTGCGTTCATGCGGGTCGTCCAGCGGCGTGACGGACAGGTCGGCGATGGAGACGTGAGCCGAGGCGGTCAGCGTGACCAGCAGCACCACGAAGCCCTTGGACTCCTCCAGCGGCAGCTCCAGGTGATGAGTTCGTTCCTTAGATAGAGTGGAGAGGTCCAACTGGCAGCTGGACCACAAACACAGTAACACGGTCACATACACTGAGCTCATGATGTGGTGGTCAATGAGAAGGTTCTAGAGATCCTTTATGGTGTTCTACGAGTCCTTTAGGAGGTTTAGTGGTTAATGAGAAGGTTCTAGAGATCCTTTAGGGTGTTCTACGAGTTCTTTAGGAGGTTTAGTGGTCAATGAGAAGGATCTAGAGATCATTTAGGGTGTTCTACGAGTCATTTGGGAGGTTTAGTGGTCAATGAGAAGGTTCTCGAGAACTTTTAGGATGTTCTACGAGTCCTTTAGGAGGTTTAGTGGTCAATAAGAAGGTTCTAGAGATCCTTTAGGGTGTTCTACGAGTTCTTTAGGAGGTTTAGTGGTCAATGAGAAGGTTCTAGAGCTCCTTTAGGGTGTTCTACGAGTCCTTTGGGAGGTTTAGTGGTCGTTGAAGGTTCTAGAGATCCTTTAGGGTGTTCTACGAGTCCTTTAGGAGGTTTAGTGGTCACTGAAAAGGTTCTAGAGATCCTTTAGGGTGTTCTACAAGTCCTTTAGGAGGTTTAGTGGTCAATGAGAAGGTTCTGGAGATCCTTTAGGGTGTTCTACAAGTCCTTTAGGTGGTTTAGTGGTTAATGAGAAGGTTCTAGAGATCCTTTAGGGTGTTCTACGAGTCCTTTAGGAGGTTTAGTGATAGCTGAAACGGTTCTAGAGATTCTTTAGGATGTTCTACGAGTCCTTTAGGAGGTTTAGTGGTCAATGAGAAGGTTCTAGAGATCCTTTAGGGTGTTCTACGAGTCCTTTAGGAGGTTTGGTGGTCGTTGAAGGTTCTAGAGATCCTTTAGGGTGTTCTACGAGTCCTTTAGGAGGTTTGGTGGTCGTTGAAGGTTCTAGAGATCCTTTAGGGTGTTCTACGAGTCCTTTAGGAGGTTTGGTGGTCGTTGAAGGTTCTAGAGATCCTTTAGGGTGTTCTACGAGTCCTTTAGGAGGTTTGGTGGTCGTTGAAGGTTCTAGAGATCCTTTAGGGTGTTCTACGAGTCCTTTAGGAGGTTTGGTGGTCGTTGAAGGTTCTAGAGATCCTTTAGGATGTTCTACGAGTCCTTTAGGAGGTTTGGTGGTCGTTGAAGGTTCTAGAGATCCTTTAGGGTGTTCTACGAGTCCATTTATGTTTGAATGTGAGCGTGTAGAGGGCGGGATATGAGGTGGATCcacgtgcgcacatttccagTTGGACTGTGATTTAGAAAGGGAACATTGCCGGCCGGTGTGTGAACGCACAGTTTTATgagtctgttgtttttttagggcGCACGCCATTTTCGGCTTCTGTGAGCGTACATTtttagtaaataaatataaatgagacCCGTGGTCTTTATGGAGGTTTCATGACCATTGAGGAGGACACCTTACTAACACACTGTATGTTGGGCTTTTCTTTGATTTGTctcccatgtgtttgtgttcttgtACATCTTTTAAACTCCAGGCAGGCCCCCGGTCTCATCCTctcacaaataaaacaaatgaatgcaGATAAACACAGAAAAGGCCGACTGACCGTCCGATGAAGTCGTCTCTCCTCCCGGTGTCTCTGTCCCACACTGTGATCTCCAACACTCCTCCGGTCTCTTCATACAGATGGAGGTCAAACTGCTCCCTCCACTGTGGACTCAGGGTCTTTGGCAtcgtctgcacacacacacacacacacacgcacacacagatgcatCATGGGAAACTTGCTCTTAATGTTCGGAAACAAAAGCCACATCTCCAAACATGAGCGTCTCCCCTGAGTAAACGCTGCTGACAGCGTAGCGTACCTTGCTCCTGTACTTTTGAGGTCCCAGTCTGAACTTGACGTACGGGTCGCTCAGACCGTTGGGGTCCATGGGGGTCAGGTTCCGGCCTTCGATCAGCGCGATGCTGACGATCCCTCGCCAGAGCTGCGATTTCCGATGAAGCTCTGAGAGACGCAATGATTGCTGCTGctggtccacacacacacacacacacacacacacacacacacacacacacacaaacacacactgaacttTGTTTATCACGtctggaaaaagaaagacagcATGCAGGACCCTGTTCTTCATATGTTTGATTCGAATGGTGATCTGCTTATATATACTATCCTGTATATGCTATCCTGGATGGAAACAGTTTGAAGAACAGGTTCCTGGTTACAGCCAGTGAATGGAAAGGAGAGCATTTACaacacatgacatcatcactgacTCCGTTTACATGCAccctaatattccactattattcagaaTATTTAACAGACATTGATTGTCTGTATTAATGACTCATTTTCTATATGCTTTGTTTGTATGCACACTATTGCAATAACGAATCATAAAAGCAGCTAGAAAAGGAGGGACATTGATGCtcttttcattagccatgttaACCGC
This window contains:
- the mctp1b gene encoding multiple C2 and transmembrane domain-containing protein 1 isoform X5 — protein: MERSGGGEESGASQQANSTRRQFQTKTSKLSPKLSSREPEDRKERGMWMFKKMKRKENVVLDRVISSSQPDLLFSSQEAEAAEDAAEDAAEAAKLCGKGATGSGHREKLKSSSPKKPTVAHLVQSHHKSSSLGSACLERLAEPPRRSSGSSGGGAGEAATAAAAAERQLESRDEQQGMAAPCSSGVTPERAVPSSGMYKLEIELRRGHNLAVRDRGGSSDPYVKFKLAGKEVFRSKTIHKNLNPVWEEKTTLIVDCLSDPLYVKVFDYDFGLQDDFMGSAYLYLESLEQQRTIPVTLVLKDPQHPDQDLGSLELAVTLTPKDSPLEERRDSTQQQSLRLSELHRKSQLWRGIVSIALIEGRNLTPMDPNGLSDPYVKFRLGPQKYRSKTMPKTLSPQWREQFDLHLYEETGGVLEITVWDRDTGRRDDFIGRCQLDLSTLSKERTHHLELPLEESKGFVVLLVTLTASAHVSIADLSVTPLDDPHERSEILKRYSALKSFSNLRDVGIVQVKVMRAEGLMVADVTGKSDPFCVLELNNDRLQTHTVYKNLNPEWNKVFTFNVKDIHSVLEVTVFDEDRDRSADFLGKVAIPLLYVRNGEQKSYMLKNKELTGPTKGVIYLEFDVIYNSVKAALKTVVPAEQKYIEEEPKVSKQLLQQNFNRVKRCIMVLISYGTYINSCFEWESAQRSIVSFLLFVVVVWNFELYMLPLALLLLLVWNYFFSCSRETADMSVEAMFEWEDEEEDKEDKESEHKGFMDKLYAIQDVFISVQSALDDVASYGERIKNTVNWTVPFLSCLAIAALSSATVLLYLIPLRYLVLAWGVNKFTKKLRDPYMIDNNELLDFLSRVPSDVQVMHYRELKVDPGQSPNKRRRTNPS
- the mctp1b gene encoding multiple C2 and transmembrane domain-containing protein 1 isoform X9 — protein: MAAPCSSGVTPERAVPSSGMYKLEIELRRGHNLAVRDRGGSSDPYVKFKLAGKEVFRSKTIHKNLNPVWEEKTTLIVDCLSDPLYVKVFDYDFGLQDDFMGSAYLYLESLEQQRTIPVTLVLKDPQHPDQDLGSLELAVTLTPKDSPLEERRDSTTMLLRRSWKRSTKQQSLRLSELHRKSQLWRGIVSIALIEGRNLTPMDPNGLSDPYVKFRLGPQKYRSKTMPKTLSPQWREQFDLHLYEETGGVLEITVWDRDTGRRDDFIGRCQLDLSTLSKERTHHLELPLEESKGFVVLLVTLTASAHVSIADLSVTPLDDPHERSEILKRYSALKSFSNLRDVGIVQVKVMRAEGLMVADVTGKSDPFCVLELNNDRLQTHTVYKNLNPEWNKVFTFNVKDIHSVLEVTVFDEDRDRSADFLGKVAIPLLYVRNGEQKSYMLKNKELTGPTKGVIYLEFDVIYNSVKAALKTVVPAEQKYIEEEPKVSKQLLQQNFNRVKRCIMVLISYGTYINSCFEWESAQRSIVSFLLFVVVVWNFELYMLPLALLLLLVWNYFFSCSRETADMSVEAMFEWEDEEEDKEDKESEHKGFMDKLYAIQDVFISVQSALDDVASYGERIKNTVNWTVPFLSCLAIAALSSATVLLYLIPLRYLVLAWGVNKFTKKLRDPYMIDNNELLDFLSRVPSDVQVMHYRELKVDPGQSPNKRRRTNPS
- the mctp1b gene encoding multiple C2 and transmembrane domain-containing protein 1 isoform X8, with amino-acid sequence MSGMAAPCSSGVTPERAVPSSGMYKLEIELRRGHNLAVRDRGGSSDPYVKFKLAGKEVFRSKTIHKNLNPVWEEKTTLIVDCLSDPLYVKVFDYDFGLQDDFMGSAYLYLESLEQQRTIPVTLVLKDPQHPDQDLGSLELAVTLTPKDSPLEERRDSTTMLLRRSWKRSTKQQSLRLSELHRKSQLWRGIVSIALIEGRNLTPMDPNGLSDPYVKFRLGPQKYRSKTMPKTLSPQWREQFDLHLYEETGGVLEITVWDRDTGRRDDFIGRCQLDLSTLSKERTHHLELPLEESKGFVVLLVTLTASAHVSIADLSVTPLDDPHERSEILKRYSALKSFSNLRDVGIVQVKVMRAEGLMVADVTGKSDPFCVLELNNDRLQTHTVYKNLNPEWNKVFTFNVKDIHSVLEVTVFDEDRDRSADFLGKVAIPLLYVRNGEQKSYMLKNKELTGPTKGVIYLEFDVIYNSVKAALKTVVPAEQKYIEEEPKVSKQLLQQNFNRVKRCIMVLISYGTYINSCFEWESAQRSIVSFLLFVVVVWNFELYMLPLALLLLLVWNYFFSCSRETADMSVEAMFEWEDEEEDKEDKESEHKGFMDKLYAIQDVFISVQSALDDVASYGERIKNTVNWTVPFLSCLAIAALSSATVLLYLIPLRYLVLAWGVNKFTKKLRDPYMIDNNELLDFLSRVPSDVQVMHYRELKVDPGQSPNKRRRTNPS
- the mctp1b gene encoding multiple C2 and transmembrane domain-containing protein 1 isoform X7; its protein translation is MERSGGGEESGASQQANSTRRQFQTKTSKLSPKLSSREPEDRKERGMWMFKKMKRKENVVLDRVISSSQPDLLFSSQEAEAAEDAAEDAAEAAKLCGKGATGSGHREKLKSSSPKKPTVAHLVQSHHKSSSLGSACLERLAEPPRRSSGSSGGGAGEAATAAAAAERQLESRDEQQQGMAAPCSSGVTPERAVPSSGMYKLEIELRRGHNLAVRDRGGSSDPYVKFKLAGKEVFRSKTIHKNLNPVWEEKTTLIVDCLSDPLYVKVFDYDFGLQDDFMGSAYLYLESLEQQRTIPVTLVLKDPQHPDQDLGSLELAVTLTPKDSPLEERRDSTQSLRLSELHRKSQLWRGIVSIALIEGRNLTPMDPNGLSDPYVKFRLGPQKYRSKTMPKTLSPQWREQFDLHLYEETGGVLEITVWDRDTGRRDDFIGRCQLDLSTLSKERTHHLELPLEESKGFVVLLVTLTASAHVSIADLSVTPLDDPHERSEILKRYSALKSFSNLRDVGIVQVKVMRAEGLMVADVTGKSDPFCVLELNNDRLQTHTVYKNLNPEWNKVFTFNVKDIHSVLEVTVFDEDRDRSADFLGKVAIPLLYVRNGEQKSYMLKNKELTGPTKGVIYLEFDVIYNSVKAALKTVVPAEQKYIEEEPKVSKQLLQQNFNRVKRCIMVLISYGTYINSCFEWESAQRSIVSFLLFVVVVWNFELYMLPLALLLLLVWNYFFSCSRETADMSVEAMFEWEDEEEDKEDKESEHKGFMDKLYAIQDVFISVQSALDDVASYGERIKNTVNWTVPFLSCLAIAALSSATVLLYLIPLRYLVLAWGVNKFTKKLRDPYMIDNNELLDFLSRVPSDVQVMHYRELKVDPGQSPNKRRRTNPS